Proteins encoded by one window of Haliotis asinina isolate JCU_RB_2024 chromosome 6, JCU_Hal_asi_v2, whole genome shotgun sequence:
- the LOC137287924 gene encoding uncharacterized protein: MQWLTILKAATVSVLFILQFESFPCQQAQNVSSLNHSQVLILGAGVSGLAAAKTLIERNISDFRILEGSNRIGGRVKSVTFGGKTIEEGANWVAGREGTPLWEVVHRYNVSGKKSDFDSVLIRNSRGEDVTDTEGEDAWAKLESAQMTLAEIFKRIEDNKTMDMSLRACLDIGRWSPKTPVEKVVEIFDYDSEYGGTPGVTSCNIIRITDEPVKDLYYVMDERGFEFILKTFAKDALLHNDQRLHLNEVVTNITYNGTIVTVATQNGNVFTADVVIVTFSIGVLKSGSVIFNPPLPDWKIHNLYRVSLENYLSVYLKFPNTSSRFWDDTEYILYADERRGVFPVWQNLEADGLFPNGTNILQMVTQGEVADRVSNMNNTEITAEVMGILRRVYTNVVDPEDVFITNWKSNPLYRGSFCNMEALTFTSEIFEAIRAPVRNVFFAGEAFDPKFPCYATGAARSGIYTANKVVAHLVDGRLKDPADEGVTHPSSCPSGMQQANAKSVTGLLLLFVITRM; this comes from the exons ATGCAGTGGTTGACCATACTTAAGGCAGCTACAGTCTCGGTGCTCTTCATCCTGCAGTTTGAGTCGTTTCCTTGTCAGCAGGCTCAGAATGTGAGCAGCTTAA ATCATTCCCAGGTTCTGATTCTTGGAGCTGGGGTATCAGGCTTGGCGGCGGCAAAGACTCTGATTGAAAGAAACATCAGCGACTTCAGGATTCTGGAAGGTTCGAACAGAATTGGTGGGAGGGTAAAATCCGTCACATTTGGTGGCAAGACTATAGAAGAGGGAGCGAACTGGGTGGCAGGAAGAGAAGGCACCCCTCTATGGGAGGTTGtccacaggtacaatgtgtcgGGAAAAAAGTCAGATTTTGACAGTGTTTTAATCAGAAACTCCCGCGGAGAGGACGTCACGGACACGGAAGGGGAGGACGCATGGGCCAAATTAGAATCAGCACAAATGACTTTAGCCGAGATATTCAAAAGAATTGAAGACAACAAAACAATGGACATGTCACTTAGAGCCTGTCTGGACATTGGGAGATGGTCGCCCAAAACGCCAGTGGAAAAGGTTGTAGAGATATTTGACTATGACTCTGAATATGGGGGAACCCCTGGTGTGACTTCATGCAATATTATCAGAATAACTGATGAGCCTGTCAAAGATCtgtactatgttatggatgAAAGAGGTTTTGAGTTCATACTTAAGACATTTGCTAAAGATGCATTATTACACAATGATCAACGACTACATCTGAATGAAGTCGTCACAAACATCACCTACAATGGCACTATCGTGACAGTTGCCACCCAGAACGGCAACGTCTTCACGGCAGACGTGGTCATTGTCACTTTCAGTATTGGAGTCCTGAAAAGTGGATCAGTCATCTTCAATCCTCCACTCCCAGACTGGAAGATCCACAATCTGTACAGAGTCAGTTTAGAAAACTATCTTAGTGTGTATCTTAAATTCCCTAACACTTCATCTAGATTCTGGGATGACACTGAATACATCCTGTATGCTGACGAAAGACGAGGCGTCTTTCCAGTCTGGCAGAACTTAGAGGCTGATGGACTATTTCCCAACGGAACCAATATTCTCCAGATGGTGACACAAGGGGAAGTTGCCGACAGAGTGTCGAATATGAATAATACAGAAATCACAGCTGAGGTGATGGGCATCCTTCGACGTGTCTACACCAACGTTGTCGACCCGGAAGATGTGTTCATCACCAACTGGAAGTCTAACCCGTTATACAGGGGATCCTTCTGCAACATGGAAGCTCTGACTTTCACCTCTGAGATCTTCGAAGCTATACGGGCTCCCGTGAGGAACGTCTTCTTTGCTGGGGAAGCTTTTGACCCGAAATTCCCCTGTTATGCAACCGGAGCTGCGAGGAGTGGAATCTACACTGCTAATAAGGTGGTTGCGCATCTTGTGGATGGGAGGCTTAAAGATCCTGCTGACGAGGGGGTAACACATCCCTCTTCTTGCCCATCTGGAATGCAACAGGCTAATGCAAAATCAGTCACTGGTTTACTCTTGCTCTTTGTCATAACAAGAATGTAA